A single region of the Candidatus Hydrogenedentota bacterium genome encodes:
- a CDS encoding chemotaxis protein CheW: protein MTNSVEEGSGKSSGASSLADKAGQYLTFVLGEEIYGLEILKVQEIIGMMTVTRVPRTPEYVRGVINLRGKVIPVIDLRSKFNMEIREDTSRTCIIVVQVKSANHQVTMGIIVDEVSEVLGVAGEQIEPAPSFGADVKTEFILGMGKVGSKVVMLLDVDKVLSWGEIASLNQIT from the coding sequence ATGACGAATTCAGTCGAAGAAGGTTCGGGAAAATCCAGCGGGGCTTCGTCGTTGGCCGACAAAGCGGGTCAGTATCTCACGTTTGTCCTGGGCGAAGAGATCTACGGACTAGAGATCCTGAAGGTCCAGGAGATCATTGGAATGATGACCGTGACTCGAGTGCCCCGAACGCCCGAGTACGTGCGGGGCGTCATCAATCTGCGCGGGAAAGTCATCCCCGTCATTGATTTGCGCAGCAAATTCAACATGGAAATACGCGAAGACACTTCGCGGACGTGCATTATTGTAGTTCAGGTCAAGAGCGCCAACCACCAAGTGACGATGGGCATTATCGTCGACGAAGTATCGGAAGTGTTGGGCGTGGCGGGCGAGCAGATTGAGCCGGCCCCCTCGTTTGGCGCCGATGTCAAGACCGAGTTCATCCTGGGCATGGGAAAAGTCGGTTCCAAAGTGGTCATGCTGTTGGATGTCGACAAAGTGCTGTCGTGGGGCGAAATTGCCTCATTGAATCAAATCACGTAG
- a CDS encoding chemotaxis protein CheA, which yields MEKVLERLESLAEALVLMETSDLPALANLHSELQELLTWSQQEGLKRAPGALTTSANLVEGIILGDVADPSAAMDFVSKSVSAVQEFIRDGRAEEEIDFPELTGQASAQKGADQSEATDDRADQRLVALEDAVPEIESLLTDADVRLVALDNSLSDAACLRATYRLLHTATGTAGFLEMRSIEALAKACVSLLERAIGEGLTLTSGHVDLMLKAVSCMKHTLQHTADMGVADGEHVEEEHASELVERLREATEGPWKDPGETIEVTSSVLLGDILVESGIADRQAVEQALANQRVHPDDVETCKVLVRAGVLTWPQLTQAISVQSQSRDGRSIDVVLIDLGMATREAIDSALKETQNAERTPLGEIMIRKGAAAAEDVAAALRTQRQIRQGVVELKEAVKVDADRLDRLIDLIGELVIAESMVCQAPEILESAAPAMIRQINRLDKITRELQEIGTSLRMVPVKSTFQKMARLVRDLARKADKQIEFRMSGDDTELDKTVVDKIGDPLVHIVRNAVDHGIESSKEERVAAGKHAVARIELRAYHKGGSIHIEVQDDGKGLDKERILAKARERGIVSDSDVLSDEETWALIFEPGFSTATTVTDVSGRGVGMDVVRRNIESLRGQVDIQSERGKGATFTIRLPLTLAIIDGMVVRVGAERYIIPTLSVVRSIRPQSGDLLTVVQRGVMLKIQGELIPVFALSELFNVSAGSKAEDSNLIVIIEDEGKRIGLVVDDLLGKQQTVIKSLGETMRGLPGIAGAAIMSDGNVGLILDVASLIRMGTSAVSSENLEHDAEFAKPN from the coding sequence ATGGAGAAGGTGCTGGAGAGGCTCGAAAGTTTGGCTGAGGCTCTGGTCCTAATGGAGACATCCGATCTCCCTGCTTTAGCCAACCTCCATTCTGAATTGCAGGAATTGCTCACGTGGTCTCAGCAGGAAGGACTCAAACGTGCTCCGGGTGCGTTAACGACTTCCGCAAATCTTGTGGAAGGGATCATTCTTGGAGATGTGGCGGACCCGTCCGCTGCCATGGACTTCGTATCCAAGAGCGTATCCGCAGTACAGGAGTTCATCCGCGATGGAAGGGCTGAGGAAGAGATAGACTTCCCCGAGTTGACGGGGCAGGCCTCGGCGCAGAAAGGGGCGGACCAGTCCGAGGCTACGGACGACAGGGCAGATCAAAGGCTTGTCGCTCTCGAAGACGCGGTGCCGGAGATCGAGAGTCTGCTGACAGACGCGGACGTGCGGCTGGTTGCCCTTGACAACAGTCTGAGTGATGCGGCTTGTTTGCGCGCCACGTATCGGTTACTCCATACGGCGACGGGCACCGCGGGTTTTCTGGAGATGCGCTCGATTGAGGCGTTGGCGAAGGCCTGCGTTTCTTTGCTGGAACGTGCCATTGGAGAAGGGTTGACGCTTACCAGCGGTCACGTTGACTTGATGCTGAAAGCGGTGTCGTGCATGAAGCACACGCTTCAGCATACTGCCGATATGGGCGTAGCCGACGGCGAGCATGTGGAAGAAGAACACGCTTCGGAGTTGGTGGAGCGTTTGAGAGAAGCCACAGAGGGCCCGTGGAAAGACCCGGGTGAGACTATTGAAGTCACTTCCAGCGTCCTGTTGGGAGACATTCTCGTTGAAAGCGGCATAGCAGACCGGCAGGCGGTGGAACAGGCTTTGGCGAACCAGCGAGTCCACCCGGATGACGTGGAAACGTGCAAAGTGCTGGTGCGTGCGGGAGTGTTGACGTGGCCTCAACTCACGCAGGCGATTTCGGTGCAATCGCAAAGCAGGGACGGACGCTCGATTGATGTGGTTCTGATCGATTTGGGCATGGCTACGCGGGAAGCCATCGACAGTGCCTTGAAGGAGACTCAGAACGCCGAACGGACACCGCTTGGCGAGATCATGATTCGAAAAGGCGCGGCGGCGGCGGAAGACGTAGCGGCCGCGTTGCGTACGCAGCGACAGATTCGCCAAGGCGTGGTGGAACTCAAAGAGGCGGTGAAAGTCGATGCGGATCGTCTAGACCGGCTTATCGATTTGATAGGTGAGTTGGTAATTGCCGAGTCGATGGTGTGCCAAGCGCCCGAAATACTGGAGAGCGCCGCTCCCGCCATGATCCGGCAAATTAACCGGCTGGATAAGATTACGCGCGAACTCCAAGAGATAGGCACCTCATTGCGCATGGTCCCCGTGAAGTCGACCTTCCAGAAGATGGCGCGATTGGTGCGAGACTTGGCGCGAAAAGCGGACAAGCAAATTGAGTTCAGAATGTCGGGCGATGACACGGAACTCGACAAGACGGTAGTGGACAAGATCGGCGATCCGCTTGTGCACATTGTTCGCAACGCGGTCGATCATGGTATCGAGTCCAGCAAAGAAGAGCGAGTCGCCGCAGGGAAACATGCCGTTGCACGAATCGAACTCCGCGCATATCACAAGGGCGGTAGTATCCATATCGAGGTCCAGGACGACGGGAAAGGGCTCGACAAGGAACGGATACTGGCGAAGGCGCGGGAGCGGGGAATCGTCTCCGACAGCGACGTCCTTTCTGATGAAGAAACCTGGGCGCTCATTTTTGAGCCGGGTTTCTCGACGGCTACCACCGTGACCGACGTTTCGGGTCGAGGGGTGGGGATGGACGTGGTTCGCAGAAACATCGAATCCCTTCGCGGGCAGGTTGACATACAAAGCGAAAGAGGAAAGGGAGCCACGTTCACGATACGGCTTCCTCTCACCCTGGCGATTATCGACGGCATGGTGGTGCGCGTTGGAGCCGAACGATACATCATTCCGACGTTATCCGTGGTACGTTCGATTCGGCCGCAGTCTGGCGATTTGCTGACCGTAGTGCAACGAGGCGTCATGCTGAAGATCCAAGGCGAACTAATTCCGGTGTTCGCCCTGAGCGAGCTATTCAATGTGTCCGCGGGCAGCAAAGCAGAAGATTCGAATCTCATTGTCATTATTGAAGACGAGGGCAAGCGAATTGGCTTGGTCGTTGATGACTTGTTGGGCAAGCAACAGACGGTGATCAAGTCATTGGGCGAGACCATGCGCGGATTGCCGGGCATTGCAGGAGCGGCCATCATGTCCGACGGCAATGTTGGACTGATTCTGGACGTTGCAAGTCTGATTCGAATGGGGACGTCCGCGGTGTCTTCGGAGAATCTGGAGCATGACGCGGAATTCGCGAAACCGAACTGA
- a CDS encoding carboxypeptidase regulatory-like domain-containing protein: MTRALLGMLALVYLLSNLSFAETFDVTGVVKDEASQPVSGAMVWLNQNRVPRKSLCDESGRFRFGGVEIGSVELTAWKEGYAVGGLDAKVVGSADVSIVLSSPDSVQVRLIERAMNTDSGTAGPPRAVAGARIKSMFVNDSFHVSVEDLSPLGFPGSRSDDSGLLTIANLPRGGFLSFLITHREYAEVYIPYYPVGQKELAIQVARGVTVTGRVTDRQGTPLDGVRVTVYHSGPKLQEAKEVKTSADGFYTAILPMGDFYVWAKYKNYVCLKPVPLSLTAEKEEYICDLTLDDAHRIQGQVVGTNDKPVAGVTVQYVVDSLVLDETLTSNKGEFSLEGGSGTGQVHVVPPDGYVSEYVTDIPVTLANEDIRVEKPVRLKELPVVEGVVKDAKGALCDRVVISTIEMDPPAWCVTDESGKFRLRLERAPIDGKARLRAEHAFRFERSDVEVSMDNLEPTTIQLDAFEPDTSECQPGRVTNKLASYRDRPAKGWDCDHWFNVSQELQDKPDSVTLESLKGKVVVLVFWAEFDNTQRGVATLDLANTIAKLYSPEDDVAVIGIHDSGSEIDEIKKILKDRDVRFIVGHDRESHTFSAYNIFAIPQILLIDKKGILRYYDVDGRLLELIKSLRREGTE, encoded by the coding sequence ATGACGCGCGCGTTGTTGGGCATGCTTGCCCTGGTCTATCTGTTGAGCAACTTGTCCTTCGCCGAAACGTTCGATGTAACGGGCGTTGTCAAGGATGAAGCGAGTCAGCCCGTCAGTGGAGCAATGGTATGGCTGAATCAGAATCGGGTGCCGCGCAAATCGCTATGCGATGAATCGGGCCGGTTTCGGTTCGGTGGAGTGGAAATAGGCTCTGTCGAACTAACCGCCTGGAAGGAGGGGTACGCGGTCGGGGGACTCGATGCCAAAGTAGTCGGGTCTGCCGACGTTTCAATTGTCCTCTCGTCTCCCGACAGCGTCCAGGTGCGATTGATCGAGCGGGCAATGAATACCGATTCGGGGACTGCGGGACCGCCCCGCGCGGTTGCCGGGGCGCGCATCAAGAGTATGTTCGTCAACGATTCCTTTCACGTGTCCGTGGAGGACCTGTCTCCCTTGGGTTTCCCCGGGTCTCGCAGTGACGATTCGGGATTACTCACGATCGCCAACTTGCCGCGCGGAGGATTCCTTTCGTTTCTGATCACGCATCGTGAATATGCGGAAGTCTACATCCCTTACTACCCCGTGGGGCAGAAAGAGCTTGCGATCCAGGTTGCCCGTGGAGTGACCGTCACAGGGCGAGTCACCGACCGGCAGGGAACGCCACTCGATGGGGTTCGCGTGACGGTGTACCACTCGGGTCCAAAGCTTCAGGAAGCCAAAGAGGTCAAGACCAGCGCCGACGGTTTCTACACGGCAATTCTTCCCATGGGCGACTTCTATGTGTGGGCGAAGTACAAGAATTACGTTTGCCTGAAGCCCGTGCCGCTATCGTTAACGGCAGAGAAAGAGGAGTACATCTGCGACTTGACGCTGGATGACGCACATCGCATTCAAGGACAGGTCGTCGGCACCAATGATAAGCCCGTGGCAGGGGTAACCGTGCAGTACGTGGTGGACTCGCTGGTTCTGGACGAAACCTTGACCTCGAACAAAGGGGAATTCTCGCTCGAAGGAGGGTCGGGGACGGGGCAGGTCCATGTCGTGCCGCCGGATGGTTACGTATCCGAGTATGTCACCGATATTCCGGTCACGTTGGCGAATGAGGACATACGCGTCGAGAAGCCCGTTCGGTTGAAGGAACTGCCGGTGGTTGAAGGAGTCGTCAAGGACGCGAAAGGGGCGTTGTGCGACCGAGTCGTGATTTCGACGATTGAAATGGACCCGCCCGCATGGTGCGTCACGGATGAGAGCGGGAAGTTTCGGCTGCGTTTGGAACGGGCCCCAATTGACGGGAAGGCGCGGCTGAGGGCTGAGCACGCGTTTCGCTTTGAGCGATCTGACGTCGAAGTGAGCATGGACAACCTCGAACCTACGACTATTCAACTTGACGCTTTTGAACCGGATACCTCCGAATGCCAACCGGGGCGCGTTACCAACAAGCTGGCGTCGTACCGGGATAGACCTGCAAAAGGTTGGGACTGCGACCACTGGTTCAACGTTTCGCAAGAGCTTCAGGATAAGCCTGATTCGGTGACGCTGGAGTCGCTGAAGGGGAAGGTTGTGGTGCTGGTGTTCTGGGCCGAGTTTGATAACACGCAGCGAGGAGTTGCGACCTTGGACCTCGCGAATACCATCGCAAAGCTGTATTCGCCGGAAGACGATGTGGCCGTAATTGGGATTCACGATAGCGGCAGCGAAATCGATGAAATCAAGAAAATCCTGAAGGACCGGGATGTTAGATTCATCGTCGGACATGACCGAGAATCGCACACGTTTAGTGCCTACAACATTTTTGCCATACCTCAGATCCTCTTAATAGACAAGAAGGGCATTCTACGCTACTACGATGTTGACGGCCGTCTCCTGGAGCTCATCAAGAGCCTACGCCGTGAGGGAACGGAATGA
- a CDS encoding carboxypeptidase regulatory-like domain-containing protein, with translation MTSISILLVANSILVGAASVSGQIVTDNGAAPAQARVFAEPGLGGALLETDVAADGTFRFEGVPSGIVGVFAIAEGFGWTGVSKTIAASDDVTGLRLTLSPAATVSGSVVDQKGKPVSGAHVTRVLLQGSEKVGIPLTKLAAIGFTEPITTESGAFSVSGLPKGGKVALKVAHASYAQTAAEGIAVGATGVKITLMQGILVQGTILTWDGSSAVANTAILFRNASPPHDTSIVSSDATGEFHLRLMPGVYAYQAAGTDLRSPGWQRVTITGAESVQSISMRVAGSAHLRGTVQDAVTSAPIEGARLTLTTYGNPSAVAVTGKSGAYEFVGAQGENVVSVDAAPGYRRPDRPILNVQAKQGDSLDLPTFWMTRLPAFAVRVVNESGEPVPGAVVRLIRPMQYQWYVTDANGRAELQVATSPPGDKLVGTAEHLREPVGALFAMDMRSESEATVQLTPWARVTGKVVDAKGKGIGGVVVGAIFQGDADSELLPLWRTATKPDGSYHWDAVPAMITSVCVARFEGGVLVRSGPFTASPSQVTPIGPIVLADDKKAGDSKTGKSLLGQKMPWKRDRAGDSGVPSLQGKLALVSYCSPGDAALVVDGMESVVRALGPDTIAAVAFVDGVCSIESDTVQILRGTAPGAASTYVLDHEGVVTMETVGLPPAIAFHDVASKE, from the coding sequence GTGACCTCAATCTCAATACTACTGGTGGCGAACTCCATCCTCGTTGGAGCGGCATCGGTGTCGGGTCAAATCGTCACAGACAACGGCGCGGCTCCGGCTCAAGCGCGCGTGTTCGCGGAACCGGGCTTGGGAGGGGCGTTGCTGGAGACGGACGTAGCGGCGGACGGAACGTTCCGCTTTGAAGGAGTCCCTTCAGGAATTGTGGGCGTGTTCGCCATCGCAGAGGGATTCGGATGGACCGGGGTGAGCAAGACTATCGCCGCCTCCGACGACGTTACGGGACTGCGGCTGACGCTGTCGCCCGCTGCGACTGTGTCCGGAAGCGTTGTCGATCAGAAGGGCAAGCCGGTATCGGGCGCGCATGTGACCCGCGTGCTGCTTCAGGGAAGCGAGAAAGTAGGAATCCCTCTCACGAAGCTGGCGGCCATTGGATTCACCGAACCGATTACCACTGAGTCGGGCGCGTTCTCGGTTTCCGGACTGCCAAAGGGGGGCAAGGTTGCGCTGAAAGTTGCGCATGCGTCGTATGCCCAGACAGCAGCGGAAGGCATCGCCGTGGGGGCCACGGGCGTTAAGATTACGCTGATGCAGGGCATTCTGGTTCAGGGCACGATCCTGACGTGGGATGGCTCATCGGCGGTTGCCAACACGGCCATCCTTTTTCGCAATGCCAGTCCGCCTCATGACACATCGATCGTTTCGTCGGACGCAACTGGTGAGTTTCACCTGCGTCTCATGCCCGGCGTGTATGCCTACCAAGCGGCCGGAACGGACCTGCGCAGCCCCGGTTGGCAGCGAGTAACCATCACCGGCGCGGAATCGGTCCAGAGCATCTCGATGCGGGTGGCGGGTTCGGCACATTTGCGGGGGACTGTTCAGGATGCGGTGACGAGTGCGCCGATCGAAGGGGCGAGGCTGACATTGACGACCTACGGGAATCCGTCGGCTGTGGCCGTCACCGGAAAGTCGGGAGCGTACGAGTTCGTTGGGGCTCAGGGAGAGAATGTCGTTTCCGTGGATGCGGCCCCGGGCTATCGAAGGCCCGACCGCCCCATTCTCAATGTGCAGGCCAAACAGGGTGATTCGCTTGACCTGCCTACGTTTTGGATGACACGCCTTCCTGCATTTGCCGTGCGTGTCGTGAATGAATCGGGGGAACCGGTTCCCGGGGCGGTTGTGCGACTCATACGGCCCATGCAATACCAATGGTACGTCACGGACGCCAACGGCCGCGCCGAACTGCAAGTCGCGACGTCGCCGCCTGGCGACAAGCTCGTGGGGACAGCCGAGCACCTGAGGGAACCGGTGGGTGCTCTTTTTGCCATGGATATGCGTTCTGAAAGTGAAGCAACGGTCCAATTGACGCCGTGGGCAAGGGTGACGGGGAAGGTCGTCGATGCCAAGGGCAAAGGGATCGGGGGCGTGGTGGTTGGCGCTATCTTCCAGGGGGATGCGGACAGCGAGTTGTTGCCTCTATGGCGAACGGCAACCAAGCCGGACGGATCGTATCATTGGGATGCTGTCCCGGCGATGATCACTTCCGTGTGTGTTGCACGCTTCGAAGGCGGCGTCCTGGTGCGGTCGGGACCATTTACAGCGTCTCCGAGCCAGGTGACACCGATTGGCCCTATCGTTTTGGCAGACGACAAGAAAGCCGGCGATTCAAAGACGGGAAAGAGTCTGTTGGGGCAGAAGATGCCCTGGAAACGGGACCGGGCCGGTGATTCAGGCGTTCCCTCGCTGCAGGGCAAACTTGCTCTCGTGTCGTATTGCTCACCGGGAGATGCCGCGTTGGTGGTTGACGGAATGGAGTCTGTTGTGCGCGCCCTTGGTCCGGACACGATAGCAGCCGTGGCCTTCGTCGATGGCGTCTGTTCCATTGAGTCGGATACGGTCCAGATTCTGAGAGGAACAGCGCCAGGAGCCGCTTCAACGTATGTATTGGATCATGAAGGGGTCGTGACTATGGAGACGGTCGGACTCCCTCCCGCCATCGCATTCCATGATGTCGCGTCGAAGGAGTAG
- a CDS encoding BNR repeat-containing protein produces MEMRAIAVLAALTGLCVSLATAQDVKPWPVQRDTGYRGIWYFNQETKNEYVYKYSGGLGTYCVDHIPMAVYAPKADKTFFVYGGSPADKNTLLEMVSFYDHATGEFPRPVILMDKKTTDAHDNPVLSIDQDGRIWVFASAHGTSRPAYIFRSVKPYDISEWELTLETNFSYPQPWYIEGKGFLFLHTRYAPGRGLNWQTSTDGLTWSEPKQLAYIEEGDYQISWPWKDKVGTAFNHHPHAFQGNPKQKGLNWRTNLYYVESRDFGTTWQTASGEIVATPITSPQTPALVHDYAAEGKLVYCCDLNYDASGNPIILYELSTTFMPGPEGGPKEWLTARWTGTEWKILPVTTSDHNYDVGSMYVERDGLWRIIAPTEPGPQPYGVGGEVALWLSSDQGQTWKKERLITENSTLNNSYCRRPLNAKPDFYAFWADGDARKQSPSHLYFTTKEGQAFRMPAEMTGETAKATPIQ; encoded by the coding sequence ATGGAAATGCGTGCGATAGCAGTACTCGCTGCGTTGACCGGCCTTTGTGTCTCGCTAGCGACAGCACAAGACGTGAAACCGTGGCCGGTTCAGCGGGACACCGGCTATCGCGGTATCTGGTACTTCAACCAGGAAACCAAGAACGAGTACGTTTACAAATACAGCGGCGGACTCGGAACCTACTGCGTCGACCATATTCCGATGGCCGTTTATGCGCCAAAAGCCGACAAGACGTTCTTTGTCTATGGCGGTAGCCCAGCCGACAAAAACACGCTGCTGGAAATGGTCTCGTTTTACGATCATGCCACGGGCGAATTCCCCCGCCCCGTCATCCTTATGGACAAAAAGACGACCGACGCCCACGACAACCCCGTTCTGTCGATCGACCAAGACGGACGAATCTGGGTGTTCGCCAGCGCGCACGGCACGTCCCGTCCCGCGTACATCTTCCGAAGCGTTAAACCCTACGACATAAGCGAGTGGGAGTTGACGCTGGAAACCAATTTCTCCTACCCACAACCGTGGTACATCGAGGGAAAGGGCTTTCTGTTCCTGCACACGCGATATGCCCCGGGGCGCGGGCTGAACTGGCAAACAAGCACCGACGGCTTAACGTGGTCGGAGCCGAAGCAACTCGCCTACATCGAAGAAGGCGATTACCAGATTAGTTGGCCCTGGAAAGACAAGGTCGGCACGGCGTTCAATCACCATCCCCACGCATTTCAGGGCAACCCCAAGCAGAAGGGCCTGAATTGGCGCACCAACCTGTATTACGTCGAGTCGCGCGACTTCGGAACCACTTGGCAAACCGCGTCGGGAGAGATCGTTGCCACACCAATAACGTCGCCGCAGACGCCCGCCTTGGTGCATGACTACGCCGCCGAAGGCAAGCTCGTGTACTGCTGCGACCTCAACTACGATGCGTCCGGCAACCCGATCATCCTCTACGAACTCAGCACGACCTTCATGCCGGGTCCCGAAGGGGGACCCAAGGAGTGGCTCACGGCGCGCTGGACCGGAACCGAGTGGAAGATCCTTCCCGTAACCACCTCCGACCACAATTACGACGTCGGCAGCATGTATGTCGAACGCGACGGCCTCTGGCGGATTATCGCTCCCACGGAACCCGGTCCACAGCCCTACGGTGTCGGCGGCGAAGTGGCGCTGTGGCTGAGCAGCGACCAGGGACAGACATGGAAGAAAGAACGGCTAATTACCGAAAACAGCACGCTGAACAACAGCTACTGCCGCCGCCCCCTGAACGCAAAACCGGATTTCTATGCATTCTGGGCAGACGGCGATGCCCGTAAACAGTCGCCGTCCCATCTCTACTTCACAACGAAAGAGGGGCAGGCCTTCCGAATGCCCGCGGAGATGACCGGCGAAACAGCCAAAGCAACTCCGATTCAATGA
- a CDS encoding FapA family protein, with protein sequence MTADVAFDIRVSDDRMAVLLVCGTPIKESEALTASVLQRLEKMGLCDLPSMQCLKAKIDAAIVSDSLAQGVEIVAGKKPIPPQDGKIVWSGSFFDEGFVIDQGTGAVDYWTHKAHPGVQSGQLLATIVPPVEGEEGTDVFGKKVSCGKAHPAKIRGGAGVLHSEPEGEFRAARDGRVRFKNNILTVDEIYTITGSVGIETGHVDHPGMLVIEKDVEVGAKVRATGDIHIRGFVENADIESGGNVEVGVGITGKGSSPIRVAGNLKSRYLIEAVVEAQGDVVVEREIVQSRIASNGSVLLPKGRIVGGRVGARRTLEVRQAGSEALVPTVLRAGMTEEMSRMVHEKMERIAELTANVDKIDRVVAPILDKLDALPEEKQAIVRQLIANMEACKEERQALESEVESMHAGPRPEVIIREVVYPETTIWVGNSKLLIHEVISQPIRATAIKGNVRLSVL encoded by the coding sequence ATGACCGCCGACGTGGCATTCGACATCAGAGTATCCGATGACCGAATGGCCGTCTTGTTGGTCTGTGGGACGCCTATAAAAGAAAGTGAGGCCTTGACAGCCAGTGTGCTTCAGCGGTTGGAAAAAATGGGGTTGTGCGATTTGCCTTCCATGCAATGCCTGAAAGCCAAAATTGACGCGGCAATCGTGTCCGATTCCCTGGCACAAGGCGTCGAGATTGTGGCTGGCAAGAAGCCAATTCCACCGCAGGACGGGAAGATTGTCTGGTCGGGCTCGTTCTTTGACGAGGGTTTTGTCATCGATCAGGGCACCGGAGCGGTTGATTATTGGACCCACAAGGCGCACCCGGGGGTTCAGAGCGGTCAATTGCTGGCAACGATAGTGCCGCCGGTTGAAGGAGAAGAGGGAACGGACGTCTTCGGTAAGAAGGTGTCGTGTGGAAAGGCCCATCCGGCCAAGATTCGAGGCGGGGCGGGAGTCCTTCACAGCGAGCCGGAAGGCGAGTTTCGTGCAGCGAGAGACGGACGCGTTCGATTCAAGAACAACATCTTAACTGTAGACGAGATCTACACGATCACCGGCAGCGTAGGAATTGAGACGGGACATGTGGATCATCCCGGTATGCTGGTTATCGAGAAAGACGTTGAGGTAGGAGCGAAAGTTCGCGCGACTGGCGATATTCACATCCGAGGGTTTGTCGAGAATGCAGACATCGAATCGGGTGGAAATGTCGAGGTTGGCGTAGGGATAACCGGAAAGGGATCGTCGCCCATTCGAGTTGCGGGAAACTTGAAGAGCCGTTACTTAATTGAAGCAGTAGTGGAAGCGCAAGGCGATGTAGTCGTGGAGCGGGAAATCGTGCAGAGCCGTATCGCTTCGAACGGTTCGGTGCTTTTGCCTAAAGGCCGGATTGTTGGCGGCAGGGTTGGGGCACGGCGAACGTTGGAGGTGCGTCAGGCGGGTAGCGAAGCATTGGTGCCGACCGTGCTGCGAGCAGGCATGACGGAAGAGATGAGCCGCATGGTCCACGAGAAGATGGAGCGCATTGCGGAATTGACTGCGAACGTCGACAAGATTGATCGCGTGGTGGCCCCCATACTCGACAAGCTCGACGCGCTCCCTGAGGAGAAACAGGCGATTGTGCGCCAGTTGATCGCCAACATGGAGGCCTGCAAAGAGGAAAGGCAAGCGTTGGAGTCTGAAGTCGAATCGATGCACGCTGGCCCACGCCCGGAGGTTATAATCCGGGAAGTGGTCTATCCGGAAACGACGATTTGGGTGGGCAACTCGAAGTTGCTGATTCACGAGGTGATATCGCAGCCGATTCGAGCGACGGCAATCAAAGGCAATGTGAGGCTTTCGGTACTGTGA
- a CDS encoding YebC/PmpR family DNA-binding transcriptional regulator: protein MSGHSKWSTIKRKKGAADAKRGKIFSKLAKEITVAAKIGGGDPNGNPRLRTVLLAARAQNMPKDNVDRAIKKGTGEIPGVVYEEIRYECYAPAGVAMIVDVLTDNKNRTVSEIRHLVTKNGGNLAETNAVAWNFERKGIITVGKTGLTDDDIFEKAVEAGADDVDTDGDMYEISTEASSLHTVAEALEKMGLKAEEATLTMVPKTTVKVEGKDVGAVLRLMEALEDHDDVQNVYANFDISEQEMAAAVE from the coding sequence ATGTCCGGTCATAGTAAGTGGAGCACTATCAAACGCAAGAAGGGCGCTGCGGACGCCAAGCGCGGGAAGATCTTCTCGAAGCTGGCGAAGGAAATCACCGTGGCCGCCAAAATCGGCGGCGGCGACCCCAACGGCAATCCGCGATTGAGAACGGTGTTGCTCGCGGCGCGCGCGCAGAATATGCCCAAGGACAACGTCGACCGGGCCATCAAAAAAGGTACCGGCGAAATCCCCGGTGTCGTGTACGAAGAAATTCGCTACGAGTGCTATGCCCCCGCAGGCGTTGCGATGATTGTCGATGTCCTGACCGACAACAAGAATCGCACCGTCAGCGAGATTCGCCACCTTGTCACCAAGAACGGTGGCAACCTCGCCGAAACGAACGCCGTGGCCTGGAACTTCGAGCGCAAAGGTATTATCACCGTTGGAAAGACCGGCCTGACCGACGACGATATCTTTGAGAAGGCTGTCGAAGCCGGCGCGGACGATGTGGACACCGACGGTGACATGTACGAGATCTCAACGGAAGCTTCAAGTCTGCACACCGTTGCGGAAGCTCTCGAGAAGATGGGCCTGAAAGCCGAAGAAGCCACGCTCACGATGGTTCCCAAGACAACCGTGAAGGTGGAAGGCAAAGACGTCGGAGCCGTTCTGCGTCTCATGGAAGCCCTCGAAGATCACGACGACGTGCAGAACGTCTACGCGAACTTCGATATCTCCGAGCAGGAAATGGCTGCTGCCGTTGAATGA
- a CDS encoding chemotaxis protein CheX gives MKVEHINPFIESVYELFQTMFEGKAERGQIGVASGGGNPRHIIALIGLSGPVRGTVALSFPTATALAMVSKILGTPVTVVDETVSDGVAEIVNIVAGSAKARMTKGEGKPLDLSLPTVVRGNSYTVEYPSQAVWLEVPFKSDLGEFSLRVTFESVPQ, from the coding sequence ATGAAAGTTGAACACATCAATCCGTTCATAGAGTCCGTTTACGAGTTGTTTCAGACGATGTTCGAGGGCAAGGCGGAACGCGGACAAATAGGCGTGGCCAGCGGAGGAGGGAATCCACGGCACATCATCGCGTTGATTGGGCTCAGCGGGCCGGTCCGCGGGACGGTCGCGTTGTCGTTTCCGACGGCAACGGCGCTGGCGATGGTCAGCAAGATTTTGGGAACGCCGGTCACGGTAGTCGATGAAACGGTATCGGATGGCGTGGCGGAGATTGTGAACATCGTAGCGGGCAGCGCCAAGGCGCGAATGACGAAGGGAGAAGGCAAGCCGTTGGACTTGAGTTTGCCGACGGTAGTCCGGGGGAACAGTTACACGGTGGAATATCCGTCGCAGGCGGTGTGGCTGGAGGTGCCATTTAAGAGCGATTTGGGTGAATTCAGTCTACGGGTGACGTTTGAGTCGGTGCCGCAATAG